In Lolium rigidum isolate FL_2022 chromosome 3, APGP_CSIRO_Lrig_0.1, whole genome shotgun sequence, the genomic window ATTTTTCCGTCCGTTTCCgtttcattttcaaccctacCCCATCGGCATGACACCAGATACTAGCAGGACACCATACTCCCTAATGAAGGAACAAACCCTAcgacccggacgtttggaacctgggtgcgcgcgcacccgtttacgaaaagttcaaaaaatgttatttaaaattttcaaaaaaatgtgaagtaaatttttgcatgtacatattatgttgatacttactcgtgtaagttttcacgaaaaaataccattgtgtgtggcctgcataaaaatgacaaaatgtccaaatgagaatagtgaacaggaatttgtactattcacaggaataggaatttgcattttgtcatttttgtgtagatcacatacaatggtatttttccatgaaaacacacacgagtaagtatcaacatagtatatacatgcaaaattttacttcacatttttttgaaacttttaaatagcattattttgaactttacgtaaacgggtgcgcgcgtacccaggttccattcaccatttccgcAAACCCTACTGCTACTACACCAAGCATGTACTACAGTGCAAGCTCCGGTGCCTCGCCTTCGCCTTTCCTAGTCATCGCCGGCGAGGATGGCATCAGGTCAGCCCAGTTTAAAGTGTTTGACTCTCAACTACTCCTATAGTTGAGGAGAGAGGTCTTTGAACCTTGATTGATGATCAACGAGTGTCATCACTGATGGTGGTTACatctctggtgcgctggtcctttgaggTTTAACACGATAACTTCTCGTCTATCTACTACAATACAACAAATTCTACCATAACTTCTCGTCCAAAGACCTAGTTAAATTACTCTTACTTTTAGTGCGATACTATTATTGATATAAATGGGTGGAATTTACGGGAACAAATAGCATCAAGTAGTGGTCGACAAATATGAATCCGAAGGGGAGAATATCTGCGGGCTGGAGCGGCGTTGCTATCGATCCTGCTAGGCGCCGCGTCGGACGGACGCAGCAGGGATGGGGAGATCGAATTTGGCGCCACGACGGTATCGGCGGTGCCGCCACGGCCGTCGGCCGGATTCCAAAATTGAAATTGCTCCGCGTCCGGAGATCTTGTTGCCCGTCCGTCACCAACACCAGAGGTCAATCAATAGTGTACGTCTCGATCACATCTCCCTGATCAGACTAGAAATGGCGGGATcaacaagaaagaaaaagagagactaAAAGCGACGGCGACCAGGACAAGATTATATGCGGAGCCGTAAAACCAGTCCACGATTCAACGCCCAGTTCGCGACGAACGAGCCGGCGAGCACTCGCGCACACACTTGGCGACCGGTTCATCTCATCTGGTAATCTGAATTGAATCGAATTAAGAAATTATGATGGTGGAAAGAACAAGGCTCGATCATCATCAGGGGACAGGCAACAAAAGAAGGGGATGAGCAAAATTTGATCGGGCCCGCGCATCAATGAATTTGATGGCGCTGCCGATCCGAGTAAAGGCTAAATTAAGCTAGCAGCAGCTACTCCTCGGTTAACTAAGtcagacttcatcttcttccttcttcccggtgaactgAATTCCGATGCGAGGGGCAGCCGACGGAGTCACATGACGGAGCAGGAATTTGGGTTCTCGTCGCTGAACATCTGCGGGGGCGGCGCCGTGTCGAACGGGTACGGCTGGAACGGCGGCGCGTTGGGGTGCTGGTCGTAGCCGCCGGGGTGCTGGTAGTAGCTGCCCGTGTCGGCGCTGGGGGGCTGGTGGTAGTAGCTGTCGCCTCTCGATTGCTGCTGGTAGTAGCTGCCGGCGTCGCCTCTCGGTTGCTGTTGGTAGTAGCTGCCGGCGTCGCCTCTTGGCTGCTCGTAGTAGGGGGTGGCGTACCCCGCGCCGTCGGCTCTTGGCTGCTGGTAGTACGGCGTGGCGTACCCCGCGCCGCCGGCATTGCCGCTGTTATAGTAGCCTGGCGGGGGTccctgctgcggcggcggcgggtacgCGACGTTGCCGTAGCCGTACGGTGAGACGTGGTGCGTGCTGGCGCCCATCGGCGCGGGCGCCAGCGACGCCGCGGCCGACGCCACGGACGGGCCGGCCACCTCGATGCCCTTCCCCTTGTCCGCCTTGTGCGCGTCGTCTCCCGCCGCCTTGTCTTTCTTGATGtgtccgtcgccgccgtcgccgcccttgTTCGTAGGATTGTCGGGTTTGCTGCTGGAGCCGGGCGCGACGGCCTCGACGGCGCGGTTGAGCTTCTCGTTGAGGTAGGCCACCATGGCGGGCACGTCCATGGTGCCCACGACCTTCACCTCGTCCTTGGCATTGCCTTCCAATATCACATCCTTAACTCCTGGAGACATTAAAAAGCCTCGTCAGTTTCGAATTAATTAACAGCAGAGCGTCCGAGCACGAATTGGATGGAAGAGCATAAAGGTGGGGAATTGAACAAAACGgcacctttgattttgtagattcTTCGCCTGATGCGGTCGGCGCAGCTGTCGCAGTGGAGGCGGATCCTGAGCAGCGCCGTCGCGTCCTGGCAAAATCAAAACACAGTCGCAGCAGAGAACATTGTTAGTTGGAGACAGATGGTCGGTGGGAGTGGTTGggagcagagcagagcagaggaggaagatagCGTTGCGTGGGGGCAGGATTTGCCGCTTGTGTACCGACCTGGACGGGTTTCTTCTCCTCGGGCGGTTGCGGTTGCTTCTTCTCCTCTCTGGCCGGCTGGGGCTCGGCGCCGGCCTTATCCCCCTTGCTGTCGGGGTTCTTCTGCTCGCCGCCTCCGGCGCCCTTGTCGGGGCTCTTCTTGGGCTCGGCGGCGGGAAGAGGGGGTTTGcttgtggcgccgccgccgccgccggcggagacGATCTCGACGGGCTTCTTGGTCCTGGCCTCGATCCGCGCCTTGAGCGCGGCCGCGTCCGCCGTCCCCGCGACCACGACCGTGTTGGCCGCCGCGTCCGCGACCACGGACACCACGCCTGCACAGCAGAAGAAGCGAATCGATCAGCCACCAGAAAGGAAAATGAGCCCGGGCAGACAAGGGAGAGAAGGGACAAATTGGAGGAATTGGACGCGAAGTATGTACCAGGCATGCGGTGGATGGACTTCTTGACCTTCTTGGCGCAGCCGTCGCAATGCAAGACCATCCGGAGCACGACCGGCTGCGGCGGCTGGGCGGCCCCgtcggtcgccggaggaggagcgtCCTTCCCCGCCCCCATGGAGCAAAGTCCAAGCTGTGGGTGTGTGGTTTCCGGACTCTTCTTCTTCCGCTCGCACGTGTTGTGGAGTCTCAGGCGTGTGGCTCTGGCTGCGTGTTTGACGAGACGAGGACGAGGCGAGCAGAGAACAAAACGAAACGGCGATGTGGTGGTGCGGGCGGAGATAAATAGGCgcgcggaggaggaaggagaaaGGAAAGGCATGACGCGtgctgtggtggtggtggggccGACGTGTCAGGTGGTGGTGCTCGACCCGACCGCCGTGCGCGTCGACGGCAGGGAGAGTGCCGGTTACGGTCACCTGCGACGTCAGCGCGGCGTCTGCGTCTGCCGCGTGGATTTTCCTTTTTTGCGTATCGCCGGCGGTAGCGTGAGGTAATTTCGCTCGCGCTTTTTCCTTTCCTTTTTGCGGGAGGAATTTGCCTTGCACAGCGCACGCGCAAATACAGTACCTTTTGATGCATCACTTTTTTCCTTCTCCGGCCGTGTCTACAATGTGTAGTAGCTACTACTATCTGTCTATCCTTGCCTTATTTGATTTGGACCGACAATACTAGAAGAGTTCACGCATATATTTTTTTCTCTTTCGTCGTTGGCATCGCATCGCCACGCATCTCGTTTCCTAACTTTACAATTGAAGTTCGAAATCGCGCTTCTAGAATCTTCCTCCAAAACCCCATTTATCGAGATCATATGCACCAAAGGACATGGCCAACACCTAGCCTCAACTCACTGCCCCAAATGCCAATTAGGCTCGGATGTCAGGCCGAACCTTCAAATACCTGCCTGGCAGACCAACTAGTCTCTTGCAGGGGAGGCTACATCCTCAACAGATAAAGTTGAAAGAAAGGAGGAAAGGGAACAAAGAGAAGATAAAAGAAGGAAAAGTGGTGGACCGATGCTACTCCACTGGAAGAAAAAGTATCTGTGTAGAAAGTGATAGTGAGGAACATTGAGGAAGTAGCATGCATTGGACTGTTTTCCTTCACAATCACTACTTCATCTTCTTTTTAGCTTCGTGCTTACGTGGGGAAGTGGCATGTAGCTGCCACCATAGTTCATGTCCTCAGTGTCTAAAGAGCATCTCAGCTTGACTACTCGTTACAGTTCGAGTTTTTCACCTTCAGCTTGTCCTTGCTTCTTTTCAGCGGACCTCTTTGACTCCATCGACACATATCTAGTAGGTGTATTCAGCCTTATGCATATGGTTATATCAGCTTGCGGCTCAGTGTTATGGATGTGCACCAGATTACGGATGATACTTTTAGAGTCTCCTGCTGAGGATAAAACGTTTAGCGAGACCAGGACACAGTACTCATTGTCGGTGCCGTCTTAAGTGTTCTTGGATGTAAGTTGGTGGATTCTTATCTCTGCACATCCGAGATGGCAAGAAGTTATAGGATGCACTCAACGCTGATGCGAGTGGTAATTTTTGTGCTGTTATCGAATGATTGATGGTTGATAACCGATATAATTAAGCAAGGCTTATGAGATACAAGTTATGGCAAAGTAACTCAAAGTATGTGCTGCCCGGACGCGGTTGGATCATGAGATATAGGTTTCTCCTTCGCCGCCATGCACGTTGTCAGTAGACGATGGTAGTTTCATTCGTGCGGGCAAGCGGCCAGCTTTGTAATATAAGTTGGTATACGTTTATCAGCACGTTTGACATGGGAACAAATTATGGAATGCACTCGACGCTAAGTTTGATGCTACCGATAGGAGTGGTGAATTATATATGGTATTATAGAATGGTTGAGAACCTATGTAAGTTGAGCAAGCTTATTAGATACAAATCATGGCAAAGGAATTTGAATTTCTTGAATCTTAACTATATGCAGCCAAGGACGCAGATGAGATACAGGTTTCTGCTGCCCCGTTGTGCGCATCATGGGCAAACGTCGGCAAGTTCCTTGGTGCGAGCGGCTGGCTGGCTGTTTGCGGCTGGTCCAGTGTCAGTTATGGTCACCTGGGACGTCAAGATGTCGTCAACGCATACGCATCCTTATCCATGTCGCGGGCCGTAGCGTATGCCATAAGACCATGCACTATGTGGAGTCGACTCAACGAAAAATCTGTCATACTTAGAATTGCTTGTAAATTATCTGCTATGTGTTAAGTCGGTTGTGGGTCTCAAATTGCCCCACTCTTGAATAAACAACTACCACATTTTCAGCTAATCTTCTCACAATTATGCCAAAGGGCCCATAGCTGCATACAAAGAAGCGAATCAAGATGTTGATTCGTTTTTCTCGTCAGAATGTAGGAACCAATGCACCACTATGTGGTGAGCCGGTTCATAGCACCATATGATTCCAAGGTAATTTCTTTGTTGCTCCCTTTTTCCTTTTAGCTGGTGGAAATTGCCTTGAGGAGCTCACGCGCGACAGCTTTAATACACAGCTTCTTTGCCGTGTCTACCATGTGTAGCTCTCTCTTTTATCTTCGCTTTTTTTTCGATGGAACCTCCAGAGATTTGGGTGAATGGGTGTCATGGTACGGGAGGCACTACTCATGATTTTGTTTTCCTCTTTTAGGGAAAATAGATGAGCAAACCTTCCAATTAAACAAGGTTCAACAAACGGATTTATTTAACATGTAATTAAGCCTCAGACGAACAAGAAgtattcaacaacaacaaaagaatGCTCCAGTTTGTTGCCGCCCCCTTCCCCTCCCCTTGGCGTCAACGACGCCGTACCATCAGCGGATGTAGCCGACTAGGGTTCCATTGCCGCATGAGTCACCCAGACGGAGTAATGCGGGACTCCGACAAAACGTCCCCCCAACCCCCCACCCCAGctgtatttaaaaaaaaaaactttgatgGATATAAGCAATTCACCAACTTAATTCTTTGGCAAACTTTTAAAATAGTAATTCACCTTAAACAATAAATCGTTGCTTGCTCTATCTTCATTTGCACCCCGTTTCGCCTTTTCATCTAGCAATTCAATGACCCGGACATGACACCATTATATCATTCTTCATGTCTTCTATTTCCTCTCACCCCGTGGCTACTCCACCAGCGACGCCCTCCTCGTTTCGACATCGGTTGCCACGCCTTAATATTGCCATATGTCACCCCCCGATGATCCTCGCCGCTTCCAACACGATAAAAGCCGACAATGCGGCCATTTGATCATCCATGTATGCATTGACCCTTGTACACCGTAGAAGCCATACTGTCTCAGCCAGCCTTCCGTAGACGCACTTGTCAACATGTCGCCGTGGTGCTCGAGGTCGACAGcgctaaaaagaaaaacaaaggtgGGAAGGAACGATAGAAAGACAACCTTTACAACCGTATACAATAGAAAGAGGAATAGAAAATTGGCATCATTCGTGTCTGCTTGTCAGTTATTTAGAAAAAAGAAAAGTATAGACAAGGAAACCTCTCGTCCTCTCCAGGTCTCCTAGCCGTTGAGCTTCTCCTGCAGCACAATAAAATGGTGAACGTTGCTTCTCCCATGAAGTAATCAAAAGTACTGCACAACTACGAAATGTGAACGGCTCGACTGGGCAGATATATACGTCAGCGGGCGTCCTCGCTGACGACGATGTGCGCGCCGTCGCTGTGGTGTGAGCTCGTGCGTCGATAACTTGAGCACGTCCAGGCGCCATGCGGTACAGCTAGTCCCGTTCGGATCGATCTTGCGATGCGAAAAGCGAGACGGAGGTTTTGGCAATACGCGCGGTgttcttccccgttccggcgtctTTCTGCATCGTCCACGAGCATTTTGTGGAGACGGGAACCATAGGAGCCATACACGGTCCCAGAGACAAGGGGAAAACTACAAGGAGTTGAGTCTCATTTCCTCCCATCTTGTTATTTTATACTAGGACTTCCATTTTATTACCAGGCATGGGAGTACTTCTTTTCATTATACCTTCCCCTGCAactttgtactccctccatcctaaatTAGTTGCCTATAATTTCCAGTTAAAATCAAACTTTTTAAAGTTGGCACTTTTAAATGCACATAATATGATAATATTATAAATATTGACACTTTTTCGatatagttggtcaaactttGAGAAGTTTGGCTTTATCTAAATATTATAGGCATCCTATTTAGGATAGAGGGAGTATGTCATGATGAGAACGAACCGATCCAGACCTTGCCTTGGAGTGATCGCCGTGTAACCAATTTAAGAAGCCATGGGTCGACCTATTTCAGGACAAGTCAACGGCCTCGCTAACCGGATGGTTATCTCATGTTGGCCATGTTTTAGCTTCCGTATTCATCTCATATGAATGAACAAACTACCTAAGGAAAACGAGAGGAAACTCGGGAGGTTGTGCCATTAAACTTGATATGGCCGAGGCGTATGAATGGGTAGAATGGCCATACCTACGGTCCATAATGAACAAGATGTGTTTTGATGCTTGATGGATTAGTGTCGCCATGAGATATGTGGAATTAGTGTCCTTCTCCTTTAGGGTGAATGGATAAATGTCACAAGGATTTAAACCGTCAACATGTATTCAGCAAGGTAACCCCAAATCATCATACCTATTTCTACCTTGTACAAAGGGCTTATCAAGTTTACTCAAGCTTTTAGGCTCTCAATTCCTATTACTTCATCCATCcaaaaatatgttgcatataattttttttcaaaGTTAAACATTATAAATTGAACATTGTAAattgataaaaaaatataaacatatataatatgaaattaataTTACTAGAATTATCTTGAAATGCATTTTCATACTATATGTATTTAGTATCGTAGATGTTGGCataatcctatataactaagaagttcatccccactaacctatttttctacacatgcagctatgccacGTCAACAGGCCCACCACATAATGTAGCGTTCATGTCATCCCGTGCATAGCTGCCATGTTACTGTTGATGTCTTTCCAGCTTACCCTATCCCTATCACTTCCCCTGCAAATTTCCTCGATAAAAACTGCCCTTGCAATTATATGAGCCGCTCAACTCCCTTGGTCTTCCTATAGTGGAGGTAGATTTAATTCATGCAATCTAGAACCGATGATTTTACTCTTCAGGAACCATCCTTTCCCCTCCCCGCTATCaaatcctcctcctctcgccttaTAATGCACCCATCGACATGATCGCCGATCTACACAAGGAGTGGCGAGCGGCCAATGATTCATTCGCGATCTACACATTGTTGTTTCTCCGTACCAAGTTTGCAGGAAAAGTGTTGCATCTATGTTACATCAATCTAATCGATATTTCCTCGTCAGCAGAAGGCATATCTGCGTATTTGTGGCTGGATCAGGTTTGTGATCAGTGTACCTCGATTCCTTCTCCTGCTTTGTTCGAGATTTTCTGCTAGCCTCCATGCTCCAGGCATCAGACGTAATTTGCCGTGGTGATTACCTTTGTATTCTTCAGTGGTTACGGTTAGCCTTCCAAATCATTAGCCCACCATGTGCTTCTTTTCTGGCCTCCACTGCATGCGGCTGATCTATTTGATGAAATGCCAATGAGGCCATGAGGTTACGGCAATTGATCAATATTGAGGTAATTTTTGTAATTGGTTCTGGACTTCATCTTTTCTGGCAGCGTTCCTTCCATTTATCAAATGAGGGAAATTTCCTTCCTTTTAGATCAAAACGGAAGTTTGTACATTAGTTTCCATGTTCATGGATATTTGAAACCTGCACTATGTGAGGAATTTACACCAAATTTATTGATTACACAAAGCTTCTATGTGGTTTAATTTGTCAACCCTTTTTTTCTCTGACATGTAAGTTGCAGGGCTGCAATCTGAACCTACGGCCATTCGCCCCTACAAAGTACTCAATGAGTGTCATCAGCGGAGGATGTATATTTGACTTCATCTATGAGTGACTTCAGACCTTTGAGCCGTGAATCTCTTCTTCCCTGCTGTCTACTTCCTGCAACTGCCGAATGGTACTGGTCTATACTGTCGTCAGTTGAACCAGAAACGTTTGATAAAATGAAAGTCACGTTCTGACTCTTGATGGTGCCATACCATACCACACGAAATACTTAATCCAAGTTGAATATGCAGCTCTTTAGGTGTTTTCGTCAGTGATTGCTCCACCATTTCATATCAACAGTTCTCTACATTTCACGTACCACCGGAGACCATATTTCGATTATATTTATGGATTTCTCAGAACCACACTTGAGGATCTGCAGTATGACCTATGGAAATAATTTAAACATTGCAAAAACATGCAGTTATGAAACGATTGTGATTTTTCCTATTGAAAGGTTGTTGTTGTTGGCTACTGTTAATTCTTGCCAGTTGTTGTTCAGCAAATGTGAAGAGTGAACTTCAAACAGTTTTGAAGATCACATAGGAATTTCCATGATTCTAATTTTCTAGAAGATACTTTGGTAAATCATATATTCCCCTTTTCAGGTATGAATCATCGATTTATGATTAAATTGTGGATCACAAGGGTGAAATCTATTTTTTTCGTTCACCAGTGCCGGCATCCTCTGGTCATGCGGAAGATAAAAGGTCCATTTTCTTGCCGTCGCAACCTTGGCTACACCCGGTGATCTTGCAGCCTCGGCTCCACTAAGCGCTCTTGTGGCTTCCATCAACTGCCCACATGTGAAACTGATGGAACGGCCAAGAAcaaaaatatttgggaaaaaagtTATCTCCGTGTTTTGCATTATATACTCTCCTTTTTCATTTTCAAAGATGGATGATTTGAAAGATGCACTCCAAGAAGTATAATTCCTCAGTATTTTCTATTGTGAAAACCAAAGAGTTCTTGAGATGGACTAGAACACTGTTGAGACAACCAGATGCCACATATCAGTGCAAGCCCTCTTGCATTTCACACCTAAATCAAACCTAAAAATAACTCATTCTCCTATTGGTTCGAATGTTATAGTATGCCGCCACCCCCATTT contains:
- the LOC124695687 gene encoding heavy metal-associated isoprenylated plant protein 3-like, translating into MGAGKDAPPPATDGAAQPPQPVVLRMVLHCDGCAKKVKKSIHRMPGVVSVVADAAANTVVVAGTADAAALKARIEARTKKPVEIVSAGGGGGATSKPPLPAAEPKKSPDKGAGGGEQKNPDSKGDKAGAEPQPAREEKKQPQPPEEKKPVQDATALLRIRLHCDSCADRIRRRIYKIKGVKDVILEGNAKDEVKVVGTMDVPAMVAYLNEKLNRAVEAVAPGSSSKPDNPTNKGGDGGDGHIKKDKAAGDDAHKADKGKGIEVAGPSVASAAASLAPAPMGASTHHVSPYGYGNVAYPPPPQQGPPPGYYNSGNAGGAGYATPYYQQPRADGAGYATPYYEQPRGDAGSYYQQQPRGDAGSYYQQQSRGDSYYHQPPSADTGSYYQHPGGYDQHPNAPPFQPYPFDTAPPPQMFSDENPNSCSVM